The following coding sequences are from one Bombus terrestris chromosome 14, iyBomTerr1.2, whole genome shotgun sequence window:
- the LOC125386358 gene encoding uncharacterized protein LOC125386358 yields MAPHNNPVAGTDTKHVSLYSTLCIDVPLHKNALVTLNLLDSMINLSAMCILIEGKLMNFNNIYFVMEHLSEDVLYGLISQACDYVPDDITSTIKNKLDDRFVTKTQSVHRIANYHSMIAYACHLTFRRS; encoded by the exons ATGGCACCACACAACAATCCGGTCGCTGGAACAGATACGAAACACGTCTCTCTATATTCAACGCTGTGTATCGACGTTCCTCTGCACAAGAATGCCCTCGTTACTTTAAATCTCCTCGATTCTATGATCAACCTCTCGGCAATGTGCATATTGATAGAAGGAAAACTAATGAATTTTAACA ATATTTACTTTGTAATGGAACATCTGAGTGAAGATGTTTTATACGGGTTGATATCTCAAGCGTGCGACTATGTACCGGATGATATTACTTCAACTATAAAGAATAAACTTGATGATCGTTTCGTAACAAAAACACAGTCAGTACATAGGATAGCCAATTACCACAGTATGATAGCTTATGCGTGTCACTTGACCTTCCGAAGAAGCTAA
- the LOC100649670 gene encoding nuclear autoantigenic sperm protein isoform X1, with protein sequence MEASHMMADVAENAAFTDAATAISHGKRHLLVRDYTMAVTALAQACQLLAEKHGDTADELGEPYLLYGRALLGLAREEAGVLGGGVPGTEETEEDDEEDEEEAEDEKLSNVDEKEEEETEEHTDNGAVNEAKEKTATENKTEESEAEQELKKPEVEKKEEKVETSSEKNETEKSDSDKTEDSKTTKETVEKPKEDEKPAADSSKDTSNANGPSCSTEQNGVVEENGENDGEDIEKEDEEDEVNNLQVAWEVLELAKLVLLKRGESGWKLLSDAYRLLGEVAMEGGNFQGALNDLHRCLELLQQIEPREPRAIAEIHYQLALAHSLGNEFDASIEEFNKATELLDSRIKDLEQMKEPPKTDDSFYTVEGEIQELKELLPEIQEKISDMKDFKQEACKLVIEGIKNKVAGGCSNGAGPSGSNDSAPKVQKPASDISHLVRKKRKAEESETEIISSCKKPTPEKAV encoded by the exons ATGGAAGCAAGTCACATG ATGGCCGACGTCGCCGAAAACGCAGCCTTCACTGATGCAGCGACTGCGATCTCCCATGGTAAACGGCATCTCCTAGTCCGGGACTACACCATGGCTGTAACCGCATTAGCACAAGCATGTCAACTGCTTGCCGAGAAACACGGAGATACCGCGGACGAACTTGGCGAGCCTTATTTGCTTTATGGTCGGGCTCTTCTTGGTTTAGCGAGAGAGGAGGCTGGAGTGTTGGGTGGCGGAGTGCCGGGCACAGAAGAAACTGAAGAAGACGATGAAGAGGACGAGGAGGAGGCTGAAGACGAGAAATTGAGCAACGTTGacgagaaggaagaagaggagactgaaGAGCACACGGACAATGGAGCAGTCAACGAAGCAAAAGAGAAAACCGCCACTGAAAACAAAACTGAAGAATCGGAAGCTGAACAGGAACTGAAGAAACCGGAAgttgagaaaaaagaagagaaagtagAAACGAGCAGTGAAAAGAACGAAACAGAAAAATCAGACTCTGATAAGACTGAAGATAGTAAAACGACGAAAGAAACGGTCGAAAAACCAAAAGAAGATGAGAAACCTGCGGCTGACTCCAGTAAAGATACAAGTAATGCTAATGGACCTTCTTGTTCAACTGAACAGAATGGGGTTGTCGAGGAAAATGGAGAAAATGATGGTGAGGACATAGAAAAGGAAGACGAAGAGGATGAAGTCAACAATCTACAG GTTGCCTGGGAAGTGTTAGAACTAGCGAAACTGGTGCTATTAAAGCGTGGTGAATCTGGTTGGAAGTTACTGTCCGATGCTTATCGACTCTTAGGAGAAGTGGCCATGGAAGGAGGGAACTTTCAGGGTGCTTTAAACGATCTACATCGATGTCTGGAACTTCTGCAACAGATTGAGCCGCGAGAGCCAAGGGCGATAGCCGAAATCCATTATCAGCTTGCATTAGCTCACTCCTTAGGCAACGAATTTGACGCAAGTATCGAAGAATTTAACAAAGCTACGGAATTGCTGGATTCGCGTATCAAAGATTTGGAACAAATGAAAGAACCTCCCAAAACGGACGATTCCTTCTATACGGTAGAAGGGGAAATTCAAGAACTGAAAGAGTTACTCCCAGAGATCCAAGAGAAAATCTCAGATATGAAAGACTTTAAACAGGAAGCTTGCAAACTCGTCATAGAGGGTATCAAGAACAAAGTAGCTGGTGGCTGTTCGAATGGTGCCGGACCAAGTGGTAGCAATGATTCCGCACCTAAAGTTCAAAAACCTGCTAGTGATATATCTCATTTGGTGCGTAAGAAACGGAAAGCCGAAGAGTCAGAGACAGAGATTATATCATCATGCAAAAAGCCGACGCCGGAAAAAGCTGTTTGA
- the LOC100649670 gene encoding nuclear autoantigenic sperm protein isoform X2: MADVAENAAFTDAATAISHGKRHLLVRDYTMAVTALAQACQLLAEKHGDTADELGEPYLLYGRALLGLAREEAGVLGGGVPGTEETEEDDEEDEEEAEDEKLSNVDEKEEEETEEHTDNGAVNEAKEKTATENKTEESEAEQELKKPEVEKKEEKVETSSEKNETEKSDSDKTEDSKTTKETVEKPKEDEKPAADSSKDTSNANGPSCSTEQNGVVEENGENDGEDIEKEDEEDEVNNLQVAWEVLELAKLVLLKRGESGWKLLSDAYRLLGEVAMEGGNFQGALNDLHRCLELLQQIEPREPRAIAEIHYQLALAHSLGNEFDASIEEFNKATELLDSRIKDLEQMKEPPKTDDSFYTVEGEIQELKELLPEIQEKISDMKDFKQEACKLVIEGIKNKVAGGCSNGAGPSGSNDSAPKVQKPASDISHLVRKKRKAEESETEIISSCKKPTPEKAV; this comes from the exons ATGGCCGACGTCGCCGAAAACGCAGCCTTCACTGATGCAGCGACTGCGATCTCCCATGGTAAACGGCATCTCCTAGTCCGGGACTACACCATGGCTGTAACCGCATTAGCACAAGCATGTCAACTGCTTGCCGAGAAACACGGAGATACCGCGGACGAACTTGGCGAGCCTTATTTGCTTTATGGTCGGGCTCTTCTTGGTTTAGCGAGAGAGGAGGCTGGAGTGTTGGGTGGCGGAGTGCCGGGCACAGAAGAAACTGAAGAAGACGATGAAGAGGACGAGGAGGAGGCTGAAGACGAGAAATTGAGCAACGTTGacgagaaggaagaagaggagactgaaGAGCACACGGACAATGGAGCAGTCAACGAAGCAAAAGAGAAAACCGCCACTGAAAACAAAACTGAAGAATCGGAAGCTGAACAGGAACTGAAGAAACCGGAAgttgagaaaaaagaagagaaagtagAAACGAGCAGTGAAAAGAACGAAACAGAAAAATCAGACTCTGATAAGACTGAAGATAGTAAAACGACGAAAGAAACGGTCGAAAAACCAAAAGAAGATGAGAAACCTGCGGCTGACTCCAGTAAAGATACAAGTAATGCTAATGGACCTTCTTGTTCAACTGAACAGAATGGGGTTGTCGAGGAAAATGGAGAAAATGATGGTGAGGACATAGAAAAGGAAGACGAAGAGGATGAAGTCAACAATCTACAG GTTGCCTGGGAAGTGTTAGAACTAGCGAAACTGGTGCTATTAAAGCGTGGTGAATCTGGTTGGAAGTTACTGTCCGATGCTTATCGACTCTTAGGAGAAGTGGCCATGGAAGGAGGGAACTTTCAGGGTGCTTTAAACGATCTACATCGATGTCTGGAACTTCTGCAACAGATTGAGCCGCGAGAGCCAAGGGCGATAGCCGAAATCCATTATCAGCTTGCATTAGCTCACTCCTTAGGCAACGAATTTGACGCAAGTATCGAAGAATTTAACAAAGCTACGGAATTGCTGGATTCGCGTATCAAAGATTTGGAACAAATGAAAGAACCTCCCAAAACGGACGATTCCTTCTATACGGTAGAAGGGGAAATTCAAGAACTGAAAGAGTTACTCCCAGAGATCCAAGAGAAAATCTCAGATATGAAAGACTTTAAACAGGAAGCTTGCAAACTCGTCATAGAGGGTATCAAGAACAAAGTAGCTGGTGGCTGTTCGAATGGTGCCGGACCAAGTGGTAGCAATGATTCCGCACCTAAAGTTCAAAAACCTGCTAGTGATATATCTCATTTGGTGCGTAAGAAACGGAAAGCCGAAGAGTCAGAGACAGAGATTATATCATCATGCAAAAAGCCGACGCCGGAAAAAGCTGTTTGA